aacgTTCAATGATAGACAGACATAGGTGGTAGCAAACGACGATGTCATTGGCGTCAACTTTGACATAGTTATCTAGTTGCCTCTGATAATGAAAAGATCCACTTTTATCGCAACATCACCCGCTTCCAAGAGGAGCACATCATCGACCTTATTGTCGCTCGCCCCACGTCGCTTTATATTTGTGTTGACGCAAATGGTGGTAGCCACTGCGACGTCTACAACGAAGATGGCGACCACCTTGTTGCTAACCCATTGGGTGAATCTTAGCCTCGGTTGGAAGTTGAAGTCACCGGAGCTCTTATTGCTCCCCCTCGCCCCTGGTATTGCATCAATTTTGGCACCACCTCTCGTCGAGCAACCCTTTCACTGCTCTGCATCGACGTCGGTGTTAACGCAATTGTTGAGCGACGAAAGAGCCACTCGACAATATGTGATGTCGAAATTGACACAGTAGCGAAGGGAGCAATAGGAGCTCCAACAACCCCAGCTTCGAACCGAGGCTAGGATTCACTCAATAGGTCAACGACTAGGCAACCACCATCTTCCCCATAGACGTCGTGACGACCACCACTATCTACGTCAATGCCAATGCAGTTGTTGCTCGACAATTGCATTAGCATcgacgcagatgcagagcgacATGAGACGAGCAATAATAAGATTGATGATGCGCTCCTCATGGAGGTGACTAAGGTCACGATGAGAGCAAACCTTATCGTTGACCACCACCAATGTCATCCACCAccgaacattaaaattatcttttttacttttttatttttatatttttttaaataaaactaACATCGTTAAAATAAAGAGACCTAGATATTTCACCTTTGTAACTATaggaatatcaatataattttttaaaatataaaaatagaaaCACTAAAAGTAGCTAACTATaggaggtaatatgtaattagcctccTGTGTAACCCTCATAAGTTTATTCAAATATTCATTCGTTTCCAATGTGAGACTTAAGCCTATGTATTATTATACAtttatattattcaaatatacaTGTACAAAGCTATTACGGGATACAAAAAGTTATATCACATAGACTATAAATATTTGTCCATAATGCAGTAAGAGCACTTAGATGAGACATTCAACACTGACAAGAAAATTAAAGCACACACTAATTATGGCTTACATGAGTTACCACATGCATCACTTAGCATGAGTTGATAAGAAAGTTTTGGTTCAAACCTTTTCTTCTAGCCTTTCTGATATCCACCTAACTCTTTAAGTGGCAGAGCTGAGATTTGAGGCTTCATTAGTTAAGGTTCTTGAACTATATACAAACGTAAAGCAGGCAGATTTGTCAATATGCTTCATGAGGCGGGCTATCTGTGTGAATATCCATAGATGAATCATTGGAACTGAGAGAATTAGTATCCCGGTTTTGATTTGGATCATGGTTCCTTGCTCCTGCAGTTCCAGTTGGTATGACAGTATTTGCATAAAGTCCACTCCCCTGAGCAAGGTGATATGGCTGAAGGATTCTGCACACTGGGCTGGAAAGAGCATTTGAGAAAACCGAGTTCTTTGCTTGATCAGAGTGACCGCTTCGAGAGGCAAGTCCGACTGTTGGCTGTCCGAACAAACCAGATGCAGGTTGGATGCCTGAGTTTGTTAAGTGAATTGTTGTTTGGTGGTGCTGATGTTGGAATGGTGACCTGGGGGAGACTAATGAACCTTCTCCGGCATAATCCATCTCATTCTGTGAAAAGAAGTATCCGGCAAACAAATTCTAGAAATGatatattgttcatatttatATTGCTAGACATGATATACACACACTACTGCTAAAAATATAGGCTTTCCGtagatcatgaaataaaagagaAAGAGGGGACTGCTTACAACAAAATACAAtcaaagaccaaaaagaaaaaagttaTTGCTAGATGCACCAAATGAGTGGACTCCCCGAAACCTTCGTCGATTAGTAATGTAGGtattgatatggcaaaaaatgacgGACCCCACTCCTGGCAACGTCCCCCGCACGtagacaggcgcggcgccccaggaagagcaatgagggtgacggtctgcgtccggacgttagCCTCGCTGAGCCCACAGCCCCATTCAGTTGACCCAGCATAGTAGGACGAGACAAAAGTAGGTAGCGGTtggagctcgcccataccctgcgattccccagtcccctacgcaacatcctcggcgatgtcggacgctaTCGGAGGTACGGCCCCGACTGACGGGATGGCGCGCCCGGTAATGCCGAGCCCCCCTATAAACACCCCCGAGCCAGAAGGAGAGGGGACACTTGCTCCTAAAAAGGAAAACGACCTCCACGtcactctctaacttgatcgtcggaggggtcgggtggagcatcccgacccgacctttgtgcaggtaccgagCCAAGGCCCCCGTCCGGACACGCAGCATCCCCGCCCGGAGGAAGTCGCAGCGTCGTCCCGAGGCCGAGGCCGCGCCCGACCGCCTTGGCAGAGACgagcaacgccccagggagatcctcgccattcggacccccgaacgagccgagacaaccccccgggtcacggctaagaaaaaggtgtttaccctaacataatggcgctagaaggagggccggtccgaatgtcaagcgatcaacaGGCTCACTCCGACGAACCCCCAACCGTCAGGTCGCACACGACCGACGCAACGGAAGAGCATCCCCAACAGGAGGGGGttcgggacgagcgccccgctgcgatctcggagcgctattggcgattgtTCAACGACCCTGGTCTGTCGCCACCCATCGCCAATCCTGGTGGCCCGTCCCCCGTGCCgcctgaagccttctacgacCTCACACACCAGGTCCGGGCTCTTACGGGAGTGATGCAGACCATCATTCCGCTGGTCTCTCCTCCGACGTCTTCGCACTCAACCCTGCCTCCACCACGGCAACGGTCCGCCGCCCAGAACCCCGCACCGCTTCCCGAGTCTCCCGCTTCGCCTCCGGGCCAATCGACCCAACCCGggagccgaggagcggaggaTCCGGCAACGCACCCGACGCCCGTAGCCTCGCTTTCAGACTCGGCGGAGGGCCTGTGGGCCCAGCTACGCCTCGTAGGCCGCCGACTGGACGAGGTGCAGCGTGAGGTTCGCCGGACCAGGGGAGACCCAGGGGCCGAGCAACACCAGGGGTCCCCTTTcacccccgagattcaagagcatgcgatcccgccgcattttcggctcccTTCATTAGACGCCTACGATGGCGCCATCGACCCGGCTgaccacgtagccgcttttcgcgcccagatggcgctgtaTGGGACgtccgacgccctgatgtgcagggctttCCCGACAACCCTGCGAGGCCCAGCCCGGgcgtggtacagcaatctgaagaccgcgtccatcgcctctttcgaccagttggccaaggatttcgaacttaactTTCTGGCTCACGCCAAGCCGAGGCCGTCGGTGGcaatgctcctcgggctcaaccagagggaggacgagcccctttctcacttcGTGGACCGCTTCACCATACAAATTCGTGGGCTGActgatgctcacccctctttgatgatgcaggcattcatgatgggcctgcggcctacccgattcttttggtctctggtggagcgaccccccacttcgGTACCCGAAATGTTACAACGCGCAAACCAGTTCGTCGCTGCTGAAGCATGGATGGTCGGAAGGCGCGACGAGCGCAAGAGGGTTAAGCCAGAGCAGCCCCGGCAGCAACAGCCCGCTACCTCCCGGCGTAGGGCTGGCGGATTCGACGATGCGGCACCCAGATCCCCTCCCCCAGGCCTGAACTCCTCCCGGaccgaaatatttctccacatcaAGGAGAAAGGTCTTCTCAAAGATCCTCACCCGATGAATAGCCCGCGCGAACTCGCGGACCGCTCTAAATACTGCCGTTtccaccgacagcccggtcacgacaccgagtagtgtcgagaattaaaaaggcaaattgaggagctcatccgccgagggcacCTCGGCTCATACCTCCGGCCAGATAAGGAGTTCTCGCCACGCCCGGAGGGACCCATCGAGCGgcaca
The window above is part of the Musa acuminata AAA Group cultivar baxijiao chromosome BXJ1-1, Cavendish_Baxijiao_AAA, whole genome shotgun sequence genome. Proteins encoded here:
- the LOC135583588 gene encoding uncharacterized protein LOC135583588 isoform X2, translating into MARKRKSEAMGLDEADRTLYSTFCAAANSLSQVYTQAMNQQKISFQAGEHHALEKLYQWIVRNHEEGSRVTIADIVTHIQNEMDYAGEGSLVSPRSPFQHQHHQTTIHLTNSGIQPASGLFGQPTVGLASRSGHSDQAKNSVFSNALSSPVCRILQPYHLAQGSGLYANTVIPTGTAGARNHDPNQNRDTNSLSSNDSSMDIHTDSPPHEAY